Proteins from a genomic interval of bacterium:
- the dnaJ gene encoding molecular chaperone DnaJ, with translation MTIHRRDYYEVLEVERDADATAVKKAYRKKALEFHPDRNPDDPAAEERFKEASEAYQVLSDPQKRAVYDRYGHEGLEGRGYHGFDDVGDIFDLFGDLFGGLFGGGFRRGAQRMHRGDDLRADVTVTYAEALTGVTREIQIPRVELCPRCRGTGAEPGHPPKACPVCGGRGRVVRQTGFMRLETPCSNCRGTGQVVEEPCGFCDGSGYTRTTPHLEVEIPAGIDDGQRIRLSGEGNDGSAPGFRGDLYIVCRLEPHPVFRRNGRDLLVNLELTYPQLALGAKAEVPTL, from the coding sequence ATGACCATCCACCGACGCGATTACTACGAGGTCCTGGAAGTCGAGCGCGACGCCGACGCGACGGCCGTCAAGAAGGCCTACCGCAAGAAGGCGCTCGAGTTCCACCCCGACCGCAACCCCGACGACCCCGCGGCCGAGGAGCGCTTCAAGGAGGCGTCCGAGGCGTACCAGGTGCTCTCGGACCCGCAGAAGCGCGCGGTTTACGACCGCTACGGCCACGAGGGTCTGGAGGGGCGCGGATACCACGGCTTCGACGACGTCGGCGACATCTTCGACCTCTTCGGCGACCTGTTCGGCGGGCTGTTCGGCGGCGGGTTCAGGCGCGGAGCGCAGCGGATGCACCGGGGTGACGACCTGCGGGCCGACGTCACCGTCACCTACGCCGAGGCGCTCACCGGCGTGACGAGGGAGATTCAAATCCCCCGGGTGGAGCTCTGCCCCCGCTGCCGGGGGACCGGGGCCGAGCCGGGGCATCCCCCGAAGGCCTGCCCCGTCTGCGGGGGGCGGGGGAGGGTCGTGCGCCAGACCGGCTTCATGCGGCTGGAGACCCCCTGCTCCAACTGCCGCGGGACCGGTCAGGTCGTCGAGGAGCCCTGCGGCTTCTGCGACGGGTCGGGGTACACCCGGACCACCCCGCATCTCGAGGTGGAGATTCCCGCCGGAATTGACGACGGCCAGCGCATCCGTCTCTCCGGCGAGGGCAACGACGGCTCGGCCCCCGGTTTCCGGGGCGACCTCTACATCGTCTGCCGGCTCGAGCCCCACCCCGTCTTCCGGCGCAACGGCCGGGACCTGCTCGTGAACCTGGAGCTCACCTACCCCCAGCTCGCCCTGGGGGCGAAGGCGGAGGTGCCGACCCTCG
- the purQ gene encoding phosphoribosylformylglycinamidine synthase I produces the protein MPKVAVLAFPGTNCEYESVRACEAAGLDAEIVRWNEPDKLRSADAYFLAGGFSFQDRVRAGAIGAKEAVLDEVSRAADAGKPVLGVCNGAQTLLEAGLVPGIKEGHPLEMALDANAHGYLCRWTYLRVENPTGSLFTRMYEKGEVVPVPMAHAEGRFTTGDREILVLVERNGQVAFRFANPDGSPAEGGYPVNPNGALGDIAGLTNPAGNVLAVMPHPERASWLWQLPRELAGPWGERRRSYDGGDLDEAGPGRKLFLSLAAHLKGAA, from the coding sequence ATGCCCAAAGTCGCCGTCCTGGCCTTCCCCGGCACCAACTGCGAGTACGAGAGCGTCCGCGCCTGCGAGGCCGCGGGCCTCGACGCCGAAATCGTCCGCTGGAACGAGCCGGACAAGCTGCGCTCCGCCGACGCCTACTTTTTGGCCGGGGGGTTCAGCTTCCAGGACCGGGTGCGCGCCGGGGCCATCGGCGCCAAGGAGGCCGTCCTGGACGAGGTCTCCCGGGCCGCCGACGCCGGAAAGCCGGTCCTCGGCGTGTGTAACGGGGCGCAGACGCTCCTGGAAGCCGGGCTCGTGCCCGGAATCAAAGAGGGCCACCCCCTCGAGATGGCCCTGGACGCCAACGCGCACGGCTACCTCTGCCGCTGGACGTACCTCCGCGTGGAGAACCCGACCGGGAGCCTCTTCACCAGAATGTACGAAAAGGGCGAGGTCGTCCCCGTGCCCATGGCCCACGCCGAGGGGCGCTTCACGACGGGCGACAGGGAGATTCTCGTGCTCGTCGAGAGGAACGGCCAGGTGGCCTTCCGCTTCGCGAATCCCGACGGCTCGCCTGCGGAAGGCGGCTACCCGGTCAATCCCAACGGCGCCCTGGGCGACATCGCGGGGCTGACCAACCCGGCGGGGAACGTGCTGGCGGTCATGCCGCACCCCGAGCGGGCGAGCTGGCTCTGGCAGCTCCCGCGGGAGCTGGCCGGCCCCTGGGGCGAGCGGCGCCGGTCCTACGACGGGGGGGATTTGGACGAGGCCGGGCCGGGGCGGAAGCTCTTCCTCTCCCTCGCCGCGCACCTGAAGGGGGCGGCCTGA